The Branchiostoma floridae strain S238N-H82 chromosome 12, Bfl_VNyyK, whole genome shotgun sequence genome segment GAATGAATAGGGATGTTTTGTAATGCTGAACTACTACACATGTTCTTAAATGGATGCCCGGGGATGTATCTAAGGGGTGGCGTCGGCCTGACCTaatggtagggtgtttggcccagacccTAGAGATCCTCGGTTGGAATCACTTAACATGCCCTGTTGACTtagtacccttgggaaaggcattttctACGTACGGCTTCCAGTGGGATTGGGTGAAAATAAGTATCTATGTGGCGTCGGGCgaggcgtaactggtagagcattcggctcagaatctagaggttctgagttcgattcccgtcgtgccccccgacgttgtgcccttgggaaaggcactttacacgaccttcctcacttcacccaggtgtaaaaatgggtacgtacctgacttcggtcggggaggtaaaagactatctttaccttctgtctgtaccgtgtatgtggcactgttaatataactTACAAAAcctgagtgcagtgccacattgtctgtAACTTTCTGTCACTGATCTCTGTATCCAGATCTATCAGGTGTGGTCTTCTGGAATGAGAACTCAGGCCCGATGAGGTACTGCTTACGGTTTATTCAATCTTCCACAAGAGCCTCTGTGCCTTGTGGAGGTATCTCTCTTCAGGTTCCTCTAACCGTCTACTGACGCTACGCATGCGTGTTAGTGTCTAGCTCATGAATATTAACCCTAGAGCTCATTACTATTAAACACTTGTCACATCCCCTTTTCCAAGATCTTTTCTCTTACACAAAGCTATGATGTTTTCTCTCATATCATACTTAGAGTCTTTCTTTGTTCTCGATCACATGTCCTTTGCAATCTCAGTTGCTATGCAAACTAGAGTCCTTCCTGTTCTTGACATGGTCCATGGGCTCCTCGCGGGTATTAGTAAGTTAACATGCTTGCTCTAAATCTATAATATATCTGTCTTCTCATGCATGCATTACTTTACGAAGTCCTTCAGATGCACTGGAGGTCGAACTGCTCGTCCGGACCGTGTTGTCATCTGTTGTCCAGCTGTGTCGTCTTTCACTGCTGTCTCTGCTGGTGGTGTTgtcgtcgttgttgttgttggacttGGAAGGTTGTTCTCTGTCTCCATGTTGTCCACATCAGGAGTTGTTTCTCTGGTTTGACGGAGGTGCTTTCTATTGCGACGATACTTTCCTCCGTCGTCGGTTTGTACTTCGTATGATCTCTTGCCGACTTCCGCTATCACCTTTCCACGCTTCCAGTGGTTTGTTGTTGCGGTGAACGGTTGGCATCTTACAGTGTCTCCTACTTGGAGACGTGGCAAATCCTTTGCCTGTCTGTTGTAGTACTTGCGctgtttctctttttctttctggaTCTTCTGTGGAATTTCCTTGGGCACGTCTGGCTCCAACAATGCTGTGTTCATTATATGCTGACTTATACGTTATTTTACCAGTATGTAACATGTCGTCTCGTTTCGTAATTGTTAGTCTAGTGTTGTTTATGACCAAGATATTGAATATTTCGGATTTCAACTATACATtgtcaatgttttcttttccatAGTATAGTTGTGTATCAAGgttatacattttctttttcgtGTTTTTCTTGCCAAAACTTTAAATGACATTACATGTTATTCAAATTGAATGTCCAAAACacgatgtaaaaaaaatcaacgtaAAATAAAGGGTTCAGCTTCCAACGTATAGTATATATGTTTATCTAAACAATAATCTGACCCGACTAAATGAAGACTGAAAAGCACTCACACACCTTCAAAgaatgtgacatacatgtacgctTTACATGCGCATGCTCTCTTCCCACGTCCCACGGTATTTGCATGAGCGAGTACTAGaatgttattatcatttttggcaaTTGAAACGAGGAAAATGATAAATATGAATCCTTTAAATCCATAACAATATCTaacttgatttgtaaagggtaGAGAAAAAAGGATAGTTTTGCAAATTAAACCCGGCCCGTTCTTCATCAATGAAGTATTTCGGAAGAGACTCAAGAAGATGGTTCTATTGAAGGGAGTCCTTTCCCCTCCAATCTCTTCTGTCTGTGAGCAGTGTGAGCGCTATATTGGTAGCAGTCCATTTAAATCTTCCACTCATTACCACCAGACAAACAAAAACCGTTAGTGGaaaatgatgttgtttttttctggtcaCGCTTCACCTACCCCTATATCGAATTAGTACAGTCCGACCCACCTTTTGGCGTCCAGCCAATTCCAATCATGACTGGCACCGTCACGCGTCGGGCCTCCATCCCACTATAGTTTTGGTTAGTCgcatcgtgctgtcgtttttgTTGTCGTTTTACCCCGCTTTACCGTCAGTTattgccaccacagaaccaagaaaaattccgaaatatattatgtaaattgcAAATATTTTCCGACAAGCCCCTCTGACCCCACGAGCTTGCAATGCGTAAAGTAAAGGGGCGGGTTGCGCGCCGCACTAAAAGTCAAATGCTTTTAAGGTGTCGTTGAATGAAAGAGCTTCTATatagcaaatatttatgcctctatgaagcagatatttatccttCTATTGAGCATAAAATTTAAGTCATTCAGTTtcccaagaaccaacaaattgtaTGAAAAGAGCGCCTTCTGTTTTTTCTCTGCTTTAAAAAAAGAGGTTAAACACAATGCAATCCTATCTTGATCTAGCCAGCACTAGCATTCAATTAGTCTCTTTTCAAAATgatgtttatcactgttcatgtAAGCCCCCTAATTTTCTACCATATGCTGCAATTAGCCTAAGGGGAttaaacttgcaaataaactatcTTATTGGCTTACTGGTTTTCCCCGCCCTTGGGCGATGTTGCGACATAGGTTTGCTTTATGGACGGGGCAAGAACCACGTCTCGCCGATTTTCTTATGTTGGGAAGTCGTGTTCAAGGgttttgaagaaaatgaagaccAAGTGCCGCACACCCTCACTTGGGGTAACACTCCTGTGTCTTCTGAGTGTCTGTCAGGGTAAGATCCTTTTTGTTTATACGTAGTAAATGTACTGGTGGGACACCCGGAAacaatttttgataaaaataCAAAGTGCTTGTATCTTGTTGATATTTCCCCCCTAAAAGTATGACGATACGTGCCCTAAATACTCCTTACTAGGTCCAGGTGGTGTCTTTAGAGAGGCGACACATGCTAGTGTGGTGTATGTGAGGTTACATTTCAGAGTGATGCGTTACCAGTACGTCATTACAGAGCTTTGGTGTATCTTGTTCTGTCGGATAGCGTCTAGCTATAGACAAGCACTGGTTCCAGTTAAAATGTTTCTTATTCAGAGCCAAACAAAGAGTTACTTTGCTGGTTTAAAAAACATGAttaaacttttcaaacataGTCCCTTTTGTTCGTTCAAAAGGTTGCACATCTCCGTTGTGTTCCATATGGAAAAGAGTATGATGCATGTAAATCTTCGTGTCTGTTCTTTCTGTGGTGAATGAGACCTTTTCAGGTCAGTGCTCACCTCCAAGCTAAAATGTCTGCGCTtgcacggcacgaaaaacggaatttaagcatgcttaaatgatgcttaacgttgacgtattttccttctttacggatctatacatctcttatacgagtacgtaaagatTGGCGTTACGTAGTCTTTACGTAGGTGCtgataggtccgtattttccggttttttaagttgcctttcggcagcttaaagttgttgtaaataattactaaaactcatttaaattgcatgtaaatattacgtttataaaactttaagcatCGTTACGGCTTatttacgtgtgcgtaaagatgatcattaggtgGCTTATAGGTGCggataggtccgtattttccgtttttttaagttgcctttcagcagcttaaagatgttgtaaatgtttatcaaaactcatttaaattgcaattaaatattaagtttcataaaactttaaacatcGTTACGGCTCatttacgtgtgcgtaaagatgatcattaggtgCTTATAGatccgtattttccggttttttaagttgcctttcagtagcttaaatatttcgtaaatgattattaaaacgcccttaatacatgtttaaagttcacgtttatttcttCTGAAGCCTTTATACttgtcatatacgtgtgcattaagatgtttataatttgtgtattggtgcccttttagcagcttaaagttgtcataaacgcttattaaaacacccttaaggcatgtttaaagttcacgtttatttcctCGTAAGTctttttacgtctcatatacgtgtgcattaagatgtttataagatgtgtattgttgccttttagcagcttaaagttgtcataaacacttataaaaacacccttaatacatgtttaaagttcccttttatCTTCTctgaagcctctttacgtctcatatacatgcgcattaagaggattttaatgtgtctatatttgtccttttagcagctaaaagttgtcataaatacgtactaaaacacccttaagacatgtttaaagttacctctctacgtctcatatacgtgtggaTTAAggtgattataaggtgtggataagtgtcaTTTTAGCGGGATAAAGTTAATCATAAGCACGttttaaagcaagaaaatacaatggatgaaactttgaaattttattgaattacgagaaaacattacatggaaaagtaaaaaaaaacctacagcctactaggtatttgtggcctatcattctgatgtagtcggcagttgaagcaatcacaacggctgtgcaattccgtgcagcatctaagtccacagtcccatttccagtgtcgggcgaagcgtcacggcgtaagttaaaaagagcacacagttccatctggccaccacaggaataagaatccggtaagatctagagtagtggccgatatgactcgtgttgttggatggtcttggactcttggattatttggacgcgaaacatgttcagcttgcagtctcggcttctattaatccggatggtacaatgGTCGTGATTTCCCaatctgtgtcgatttccagcaacatcaacttgtacagaatgatagccacctacatctttgcgtcaaattccgtcaccgggggtcctaggcggaaACAGCAGTGtcacggccacaacttgcgggttagaacaggtccaaactttcttgatgatgatgatgatgatgatgatgactggtttattcaaacacatataatatacatggCCCAGATAGCAGCCCTAGGGCTGAATTGATAggcacatttacatttacaattgcaATAAAATACATATTGTCATCATTAAAACAGGCATTCTACCGACTAACACCATTAAGCAATCTAAAAACTATTCACACAGAGTCATCGTTTAGCAGGGAAACCATATAGTTAATCGGGCTTCTCTTGAAACGAGTAGTGTTCGCTTTCAGAGTCTGGAGCCTGTTACTAGATCGAGTTTCTCTACCTGAGATCTCCCCACGGCATGGTGGGAGCCAGTTTCTGTAGATCGGGGATCTCCAGATGGAACTAGCATACGTTCTGCACAGTTCCTCTCGTCTCTGAGACAGTGGTGTGAGAGAGAGTTCAGTGAGTGCAGAGCTGTAGCAGGTGTAGTTCTGTCCAAGGATTATCTTACATGCTCTCTTCTGTACTCTCTCTATTGACCTAGATTCTGCAACGGTCAAACCTGGATGCCATACTTGGCATACATATTCTAAAGCCGGGCGAACAAAACCAATGTAGACAAGAACAAGGTCACAGGTAGTCAGGCAATACTTGGACAGTGTTCttaacatgtacagtcttcTGCTTCCCTTCCCTACAATCCCTTCAACATGTTTCGTCCACCTGAGGTTGCTTTGCAATGTAAGACCTAAAATACGTGCAAACTCGACGACCTCCAGCTGTGTAGGACCAACTGTGATCacaggtgggggtggggggtgcttCATGAAACA includes the following:
- the LOC118427148 gene encoding uncharacterized protein LOC118427148, which codes for MNTALLEPDVPKEIPQKIQKEKEKQRKYYNRQAKDLPRLQVGDTVRCQPFTATTNHWKRGKVIAEVGKRSYEVQTDDGGKYRRNRKHLRQTRETTPDVDNMETENNLPSPTTTTTTTPPAETAVKDDTAGQQMTTRSGRAVRPPVHLKDFVK